The DNA region agatcacaaattgcTAACATCTGCTTATCTCTCCTACAATTCTCACTCAGCTCGTTCAGCCCCCTTCTCCCTGGGCATAGCCTGCTCCTTAATGAGAATAATCCTGTCAGCCagaaagcaaaggctgcaggAACTCCTCTCCTGCAAGACAGGCTCTTGTCAGCCAGATTTCCTGCTGGAACCCAGCTGTGACCAAGCAAACCAGTGCTGTCTGCCATGGAAACGAGCTGAAGCAGCCTCGTCTCTCTCCTCGCCATGTAACCAACTTCAGCCTGGGCTGAAGGAAGTCCTGGTACACAGGCTTGCTTTCACAGCCTCCACTCCCAGCTCCACACTTTGCCTCTGTGTCCTGAGTtgggctgccctgctggagcagagcttctcctgtgcttgccttctgctgcagctgaaggggaGCCTAAAGGACAGGAGCTTTAATGGGTGGTGTCCCACCATCAGGAGAAGCCTGGCAGATCAGCATTGCAAGGACTTCATCTGGGGCAGGACCAGGACCCAAACCAAGCTTTGGTCTGTGCCCCACTCCTGCCCATACTACGGTGCCACTGTTTTGGTGAAGGGAGATGATGTAGAAGGTGTGACTCGACACCTTGGACCTAAAGACACCTCTAGAGGCAGTGCCAAGGCAAggccagagcccagctccctgcaggcagaTCGAAGCCAGGGGGCTCACCACTAAAACAGAGAAGATGTTCTGTCTCAACAGAAGAAGGTCCTTCCTCTCTTGAGAGCCAGGCAGCTAAGAGTGGCCATCCCTGTGTTGCTTCTGGCCTTTGCTATCCAGCACCTCTGAGCGCACAGTCCTTGGAGCAGGGAAGCCCTCCAGGGACAAAAACCCATGGAAGAGCAGTAACCCATGGAGGGCTTACTCACCTGTTCCTCCGTATGCGCTTCTTTTCCAGTATTATTTTATCCACTTTGGCTTTCTTCTCCTTAGGGAGGGCATCATACTCATCCTTATCCATTTGCAAGACATGTTTTATGCTCCTCTGCATAGCTTTTTCCCACTGCAGTTCTTTAGCACAAACCAGAGGAGAAACCATGAGTGACtgcaagcagagctgggtgctcTGGGTCAGCTGCAAGGATTCACAGCTTTTCCTGACCCAGCCTATCATCCCAGGAGATATTGGGGAGCTCATATTCCTGCTCCAAAATTCAGATAATCCCCCAAGCTATGGCCGGGCAGTAAGGTCCTGTCCTTTGCCTGGCTTAAGTGCACCAAGGCTGAGGAGAGTTGTTTgtcactgagctgcagcagctggcacttGTGCCCAAGATTTAATGTTAGGGATTAAGGTGAGCCTTAAAACCTCTGATCTCCTGCAATTCTGAGATGAGTGCTGGTTACACTGAGGCAGAAGGTGGAAAgattattaaaaacatttcGTACAAGCTCTGCTGCAAACCCAGATACACAGAGATAAGGTTGAGGGCTTGAGAGAGAAGATTTGAGAAGGATGGAGATATCTcacctttcttctctctttcagcttccctcctctttctttcagctTCCTCCCTGGCTTTCCAAGAAGCATAATCCTGATGGAGGTTCACTATGAAGATATGACGACGATTCTTGACAGCTTTGAGtacacagagcagagaagatTCTAGGCTGCTTGCAAAGAGGCTCTCCAAGCCATCAAAGATCACTCCCTTGGAGCAGTCTTTACGCTGTGAATAAAGGGAAGAGTAAGTCAGCCATTGCATGCAGGGGGCTCCCAGCTGCACAGTAAACCCAGATCTCCCAGGGCACCAGCTATCCTTGCTCCAAGTGCATTAGCTAAGAGCAGCTGGGATCTGTCCTTAGGCTCTGCCAACtaagggcagctgcagcttcccccaGGGTTCCCTGCACACAGTCCAGGATCCTCCAACAGCATGTACagacctcctcttcctcttcctcctcctcctcctcctctgtgagTCGTACCTCAGTGCCTGTCTCTCCAGAGCAGGAATGTCTCCTTTTCCCCCACCCCACACACCTTCAGCCTCTCACTGAGGATGTCCACCAGCAGGTCCTCGGGCAGCACACAGCTCAAGCAGTTCAGCTCTTCCCCCAGACTGCTGATGATGTTCAGCTGCTGGGGCGCAGGAGCAGTGGAAACTGTGAACTGCAATGGGAGCCAttgtaaggaaaagaaaccacagTGGAAAGCCCTGAACAACTCCCACTGCTGGGCTTGGACCTGGGGTTCCTCACTAGTGGAGACTAGAACAACCCTGCAGTGCAGGCTGGGGGCTCCAGGGCATGGTCCTGGAGGGCCCATCCCTTGGCCAGCAGACACCCAAGCTTGCAAGCCCCTGGTGCAGCCTCCCAGCACGTTgctcactgcctgcagccacactAGCCAGGACTGCGCTTTGCCAGCAAACCACTGAGAACCAGTGGAGCTGTCTGCCAGAGCACATTCCCAGCCCAAGCCATGGCACTATGGACCCACATACCAGGCCCTGTCTGGCACAGAGCCTCCACTGTAAGCAGCCCCTGCCCATCTCAAAGACAATGCAAAGGTCCCAGACATCAGCCAGGGGAGATCACGTTTACCTTGGTGTCCTTTTTGTCAACTTTGCTAGATGGCTCCTTCTTCTTTTGTGCTGGAGGGGTCTTGTCTTTGACATTCTTGTTGATTTCTTCCCCAGAGGCTTGTTTATCTTGGTCTGAGGGGTTTTCCCTGCACAGGGAACAGATGGTTCAGGGGGGGCTTTGAAAAGCAAGCAGGCACCTTTCACTGCAATGGGCACAACCTTGAGAAGGAACACAGCACTTTTTCCCCAGtctgctgggcactgggagcactgtttcccagaagcagctccttccctgcttctctTACCAGCATGGCAAAGCACACCATCCCATACTTGATTTTAAGCCAGCACTATGTCCCTCCTAACAATTGTGCATGCAGGTGACGCTGCTCATACAGCAGTTCCCCTGTGGATCAAGCCAAAGATTTGTCCTCCAGGAACATGGTTTCCATACACTGCACCCATCCTGCATTCCCATGTGGAGACCTATAGCCCTGCCCCACTTGCATCATCCGTCTCCACTGAAGCTAAATCCTCCTTGTGGGAAAAGCCCAGCTGGGACCcagcctcttcttccttccACCAGCTTCCAACCCAGCCAGGTTCAAAACTGAGCAATGCAAAATTTCCTCCTGCACCGAGCCAGGTCTGGCctcaccctgcagagctcagggtaGCAACTGCCCAGGAAGTTTCATAAATGTCTTCAGTCTCACGTGGAGAACAGCCCAAAGAGCTGTGTAAACCTGACAGTGGGCATAGGTAACTCTCTGGAAAAGAGCTCGTCTGGAGCACGACTCTCCTTGGAAATTCCTCTGGGAAgctgtccttcccttcctctcatTTGCGAGGTTACACTCATAGTCCTCTCGTGCTTAATGAGCCACTTCAGAAGGCTTTGTCCTTGTTCAGGTgggcagcagttctgcctgCTGCCCATGAGGAGCAAGCTCAATTCAGCTttgaggaaacagaaaatatttgggaaagAGACAGGCGTGCTTTACCACCCCTGGATGAGCTCTTTTCTCCAGAGATTTACCTATGCCCACTGTCAAGTTACACAGCTTGTTGGACTGTTCTCCATGTGAGACTGGAGACTTTCATGAAACTTCCTGGGCAGTTGGTACTCCTAGAAAAACGAACGTGTGCCAAGAATGGCAGCAAAGGGGGCTATAAAAGAACCTCTGACTGAGCCCTTAAAATcgatttctttttttttggcaagcCAGAGATGCACTTCACCCATGCTCCCTAAGAGACTCAAGGAGTGAaaaactgctgctctgagtAAGCAGAAGTGGACAGTCATGGTGGGTTTCTCAAGCACTGGCTCTGGGTCCTTAGCAGCATTACCTTCGTCTTCGTCTTTCAGCTCCACGGCAGCCTTGGTGCAGAGCTCCCGGGCAGAGAGCCCCGCCTGGCTCTCATCGTTGGCCATGGCCTCTTTCACCACGGTGTCAATGGACACGTAAGCAGCGTCGTAATACTGACACAGGCTGCTGCTATCTCTGTCTTTcctgagagagagaggaggacTGCCTGGCGACACTGGCACAGGAGGCATTGCAGGGACAGGCCCTGGAAAAACCTCCAACAAGATTTAAAGGTTAAAAGGACAGTGGGAAAGCAAGTGTCCCTCCAGGGGAGGCCATGggggaggcagctgcagtgtgggTATGAGCTCTGAATTCTAGAGCCAAGAGGATCATCTCCATCTTCTGTTCAGCTGAGGACGTTGCCTTAAGCACCGTGGTCCACCAGCATGCATTTCTCCTGCttgcccctctccctgcagccctgggctgcagctcacGTACCTGCCCGGGGTGGCCCATGGACGATGAAAACAATCCCTTGGTGCTGCTGCACTTCATGCTTCCTGAAGACGGGTCAATGCCCAGGTGGCGCATGACAGCCCGAGAGACAGGATTCTCAGTCTCTTTCACCATGGACTCACGACAGAATGTGATAGTCCTGTATGCTGCAGTGAAAAACCAGGGGGAAAAGTCAGCCTCCTGCCTACCTTTGAGCCCCACCATCCTTCCCATCTCCTCAGATCCCAGGAAAGGAGACTTGGTGAAAGCAAGATGAGCTTGTTCTTTTGTTGCTAGGAAGGTGGCAAATATAAGACAGCCAGTGATATTAGACCTGGTCCCACTGGCTGAGGAACTCATCCAGTCCTAGTCTTTGTGGCTAAGGGACACAGGGAATATCCTGATTATTTCCCCAGTCTGTGGCAGGCAGATAGGAGCTTGCTTTGGCTACACTCAGGGTTGGTAGAGGATGCCACAGGCCTTCAGCCAAGACTTCCTCCACCAAGCTGGGGAACAGGCAGCTGCTAAAAGCACGGGCTGTCCTTGGAGAGCAAGGTGACAGAGAGTTCAGGGTGGATGGGCTGGAGTCCCTGCTGTGaccacaggcaaaacagacacTGCCAAACCCTCACTGTTCTTctgacctgctgctgccctgcccatgGCCTTGGCCTCAGCCTCAGCCCTGGCCTTGGGCTTTGCCTGTTGAGCCTCTGGCCTCCTCTGTGCTTCATGGttctgcagcacctctgggggcAGCGTCTCACCCACGGAACGTGGAGGCATAAAGAAGCTCTTCTGGTACTTAGACCCCACTGCCATCCGCAGGATCTGTGTGTGGAGGGAAGAGAAGCCATATGCAAGATTCCTTTTCTTGCCTTTCATCACACAGACTCAACAAAcccattttctgtctcctcccttcctcccaacAACACAAACTATTTAGTTTAGGTCCTCCCACAGCATGTCAGCAGAGTTGGCTTTGCCCTGGGGATTGCCTCCTTCTCCCTGGCACAagcctgggaatgctgcagtgctgtgaagcTTGGGCAGCATGTACATGGGGACCAGACCTGCCTtctcaccttctcctcctcaagGTACTTCTCATCAAAATCCAGTGAGTAAAACTCAATGGGGAAGTTGCATGGATTCTTCACCACCGTTGTGGCCTCCACCCCATCGCTGCCCACCAGCAACCATCCCATCTTTAGTGCTGGGGGGTTGAACTCCAATCGTGGCTCCAGACCTTGTCCTGAGAGGTGCAGCTTTAGGTGAATGCTGCTCCCACAAATGTTAAGCTTCAGCTCATTCTTGTAAGACCTCTGAGAAGAGGAAAGTGCAGAAAATGCATCCATGAAGTCCCAGGTGACAGGACCCCAAATACAACAATGCTTGCCCCAAGGTCAGGGTGTTATCAGTCCCCTCCAAGGTGAATGGAAACCAGATATTTACTTATGCTAGGGACTAGAGCATCTGTAGTAGTCTGGGTGTGAGTAACCAGGATGAATCCTGGTGTGCACTGTAACTGGGTATTTGGGTATCAGATGGATGTACAATGGACTGTCAGACATTTTCACCTAGTCATGCAGGAGTGCAATGCTCATGGGAAGGGCCCTCGGGGTTACAGTGTCCAGACAcagtcctggcactgctgcatcAGGCAAACACCAGCTCCAGGAGAGAGGCAAATGACCTCTCGCTGGCAAGAAATAAGGGTCATCTTCTCTGCTTAGTGTTTGGCTCTGGTCCGAGCCAGACACAAGATGGTTACATCTCTTGAGCAATTAAAAGGTCCCTGGGACTGTGGCGGGCACAGAAGCACTTGTGTCCATGCTGGTACACGCTGCCAGTTTCCCAGACCCAGCGGCCACAGGCAAACTACTTTTGGGAATGCTCTGTCCTTTAAGTTGAATCCCCAGCTGCACGGCAATGTGCAGGCAGGCCAGAGCCCAGGGACTGCTGGCAGCACACCACTACAGGTGACAGTCACTACAGGTGACTGTCCTGCCGTGCCCAGGAAGGCGGGGGGTGGCTGTCTGGTctgtcagtcctgcagcaggatgagccTAGACTGGCCATTCCAGGATTATCCTCTGCACgtgggcagctgctctgcaccgAGTGTCAGAGCTGCAAATACAGTCAGGCAagggggaggctgaggggagtTGGGCACATCCCCCCATGTGCCGAGAGGCAGCCTCAGAGCCCTGGTGCTCTCTGTGCAAGCTCCCTGTGGGCATTTCAAAGCACATCTCATGGGAGTGCTCTCTGGGGTGAACTGAGCCACGCAGAGTACGGGGCTTGCAGAAAGCTCCCTGTGAAGGCAGAGCTCCTACCACACTCTCTGCACCAGGCCCTCGTTTCCAGATAGCCCTGACAGGCCTCCTGGGCTGACACCTGCCAATCTCACCTCCTCCTTGGGTGTAAACTGGATTTGCAAGTTCTGCCACTCTCCTGGACCAAGGGTTCCTTTGGAGGGCGTCACTTCAAAGGGACAAGGCTCATCCTCCAGGGCCTGCAGCTTCTGACGTACAGCTGGTGTCATGTATTTCAGGTGATCTTTCTGGGCACAGAAACCAATCACATGAGATCTCCTCATGCTCTGAGACACTGACACGGTGCTGAGAGCACCCACAGCCAAACCAAgtgcagccccaaagcccagagctggagggaagcCCTGTAGACAGGGCAGGCAGATAGGGAACTGCTGTCctcagaggaggagaaagaatgGGTGAAGAgggcagaaaagcaaagcatcaGCCAATGGAAACGGTCCAGGCAAACCAGCCTTGATCTAGACTCTCAGAAAGTTCCTCAAACACGCTGTGGACCCAAGTGCTCAGGCAGCCACAGGAGCAGAAAGGGCAAGAGTCACCAAGAAAACCCAACCAAGTTACGTGTTCAATGTTGCCTGTGCTTTACCTTCACAACAGGCTTGCTGGCAGTAATGAACCATCGGCAGGGTACTCGGAACCGGTTGTGGAGTCGGATGGTCTCAACCTGGCAGTGCCCAACGAGGATGTCAGAGAACTGCAGTCTGTTCTTGGAGAGGTCGAGCGACAGTTCAGACACAGTGGCATGGAGGCGGACGTTGTACACAGGGCCTTCTGTCACCTGGAGGAGGACAGAGAATTCAGCGGAGGGTGCAGGTGACatctgctgtgcccagcctgctgcctgcctcaAGAGCTGTGGTACCTCTATGGGCAGCACCACTTCCACATCACCCTGTGGCTtgtgggcactttcaaagcgCACGTCAAACTCCAGGGTGTGGTTGGGGGGCAGGCCATTCATCTGGTCCAGGTCCACGCTGAAACCTTGAAGAGATGAACACGAAGCAGCTgagacacacacaaaatacaaaatgtgtCATAAGCACGTTAAGGCCTTACAGGTGTCCTGGCTGGGAGGCCTGGGAAAAGCCCCACGCCGTGCTGTGACCTGGACAAAAACTTAAGAGTGCGCCTGAACACTCCTCAGGCACAGTGAGCCACTGTGATGGAAGCACAGCCTTGCCTCAAGGCCTCTTTTGGAAGCCTCTTTTGATCCACCAGGGGATCTCACAGGCTGCTTCCTCAATAAAGGCTGAATACAGGTGCTGTGGCAGTGTGAACTCCAAACAAAGCacttccaaaacacagcagaccCTGCTGGTTGGCAAAACAAGCCCAGAGAGTGCCCAAAGAAACTTGCTGCCCGTGGGAGCCAAGGGTGGAAGATGCTGAGAGGGGACCAGGGTGATGAGCCCATTGGCCCCTGCACTGAAGCATTAGGGCAGCCGCAGGCAGGCCAGGTCCCCGGGCATGGCtggccaggagagctctgcctctacagctcccagcagaggcactgagaagaaaaagctcaGGAACCTCCCCAGGTTCAGGGGCTTAAGCTAATCTGTCTGAGACCACTCCTTCAAGGCCACAGGAAGTGTCTCCAGCACTGCTTAcctgtgtcctgcaggacaGATACATCGACCTGGAAGGACGCATGGATCTGCCCAGGGTTGCTGATCTTCAGAGTGTGTGTTTCAGTGTAACCCTTAAGGACAGGGCCCATGTCCAGGACATACTGGGGCAGCTCAACTCTGCAAGGAGTAAGGACAGGCCTTAAACCACAGCCTGGCTACACATCCAAGGGGACAGAGGATACAAATAAAGCGCCATTTCTTTATTCACTGCTGTAAAAACTCAGCTCAAGCCCATGAAGCCCATGGCCTGACCACCTGGCAATGACTTTGGGAAGTCAGGAGGAGTGCAGGTCCTAGGTTTTATCAGCTACTGATGatacctgaaaataaaattagtttaaaatggACACTGGCCACAGCTCGTCTGCCATGAAAAGCCAGTATAGGTGAGTCCACTGGGCCTCCTCTGGTCTCAATGGAACTGCCTAGCCTGGTGTACAGCCTGAGCCTGAAATTGCTTTGGGGTCTAGGAATAAGGTTTGCCTGCACAGGAAATCTTCATTGCTCTGCAACCAGATCACATGAGCCGCTCTGCAGAGCATCTTCTTCCTGAATTGAAGCCTCCCGTGCTTGTGCTGCATCATGATGGTGCAAAGGGATGGACCAAGCCACCTAGATAAGCTCTGCCACCCCACCAGGATTCAAGCCATCTGATGTTGGGTTTTAAAGGGTTTGCTGACATGTGCAGTTCCCGTCTCCTTTTGTTTCGTgtcacagctgcacagctgtTACTGGAACCAAGACATCAGCTGGGAGTTGTCTCtttcagagctgtcagcagggaCAGAATTTATGCTGTCTGGAAGGGCTCGAAGGTCTGCACAGGATCCCCCAGCTCTAGGGACAGAACCCCACGCCTGTGGGGAGCTGAGCAGTCCAAAGCTCAGcatggtgctggggaagggaggacaCTCCACGGCTCACATGCAGCGAGTCACAGCCACTGGGACCAGACCCTTTCTGGAGTCCAGGctattcccagctctgcagacacaagGAGCTCTCAGGAGAAGGGGATTTGGCTGGGTGTTCCCCACGGGGCAcctggagatggggatgggagTCCCTACTCACTTGACAagaccctggcacagctccttgTCAGGGAAGCTGCTCTTCAGGGGACAGGATGTGAGcttttgctgcagctccagagcagccttcTCTATCAGCATCCTCATCATCTTTACCTGCAGCTGAGTGTTTGACTGAGGAAAGGGAAGACAGTGGCTGGTTAGCAAAGGTCCTTCCCAAGGCCCAGCTTGCACCTGAGAAAGGATCCCACCCTGCTCTTGCTGGGAGGGGGGGTGGGGTCCTCCTGTCTGGCTGCTCAGTGTCTGTGACACCTCCTGCCCTCTTAGCCAGGACCTCATCTCCAGGGAAGTAACTCCAGCATCTTTGCCTGCCCAGACACTGTTAGCAAAGCTGATCTGGCCAGGCAGACAGACAAGCCAGGAACCTCCCAGAGCTCCAGATACTTGCCTGCCCCAGCCAGTACCAAGGCAGCTTGGACAGAAGCTGTCTTGAAAAGGAACT from Motacilla alba alba isolate MOTALB_02 chromosome 11, Motacilla_alba_V1.0_pri, whole genome shotgun sequence includes:
- the LOC119705739 gene encoding hydrocephalus-inducing protein homolog — protein: MGPVLKGYTETHTLKISNPGQIHASFQVDVSVLQDTGFSVDLDQMNGLPPNHTLEFDVRFESAHKPQGDVEVVLPIEVTEGPVYNVRLHATVSELSLDLSKNRLQFSDILVGHCQVETIRLHNRFRVPCRWFITASKPVVKKDHLKYMTPAVRQKLQALEDEPCPFEVTPSKGTLGPGEWQNLQIQFTPKEERSYKNELKLNICGSSIHLKLHLSGQGLEPRLEFNPPALKMGWLLVGSDGVEATTVVKNPCNFPIEFYSLDFDEKYLEEEKILRMAVGSKYQKSFFMPPRSVGETLPPEVLQNHEAQRRPEAQQAKPKARAEAEAKAMGRAAAELQWEKAMQRSIKHVLQMDKDEYDALPKEKKAKVDKIILEKKRIRRNRELKQLAQKLEEEAKALEEEERRKEEERQKEEERRKKEKKGISVGKQPTKPEKGKTKTPEKKETKTPEKKGTKVPEKKETKSPEKKETKAPEKKETKIQESKETKALEKKETKIPEIKETKHNAREEGKEQLLQRGPIPKQRGQKGLQQHCGSWD